The window TAATAATGAAATATTAAAATCGGCGAAACCTTTTACCAATATGTAAATCGTAAACGTGGCAAGCAATAACAGGAAAAATCCCGCGACACAGTAAAGAACAGCAGTCATGACTTTGTCAGTTCTTTTCGCGAGGGAATGCAGACGACTATTCATTTGTTTTCGCTCCTTTTGAAGAAAGTTTGCGAACGGTCATGATAAAGACAAACGAAATAATTAAAAGAAGTAACGCCATTGTCCAAAGTGCAAGATTGTATTCTCCACCTTCGGTTGCGCCGCCCATATCGGACGCGATTGCAGCGGTCAGGTTATTCGTCGGGGAAAGTATATTTTCGGGAAATGCTTTCATTTTACCTATTACCATAGCGACGGCCAAAGCTTCCCCGAACGCCCGCGCCAGGCCTAAGATAATCGCAGTTAAAATTCCCGGCCGCGCACAGGGTAATACGACACGTCGGACGACCTGCCACCGTGTCGAGCCGAGTCCGTACGCGGCCTCCCTGTATTCGTCGGAAACATTTCTCAATGAATCGGCAGAAACACTCGTAATAGACGGAAAAATCATTACTGCAAGAACAATACCGCCGGCCAGTACCGAAAAACCATACTGCAGATGAAATAGATTTTCAATAAAAGGAACAAGGATCGTCAGTCCAACCCAGCCATAAACGACGGACGGAATTCCAACAAAAATTTCAACTGCAGGCTGTAAAAGCCGTGAACTGAATTTCGGGGATATTTCAGACATGAAGACCGCCGTGGCCAGGCTGAATGGCGTTGCAATAAGAAGGGCGAGAAAGCAAATAACAATGGAACCGAATATGAATATCGCTGCGCCGACCTGGCCACCACCTGTAAAGTCATCCGAAGGATTCCAATCCGATGAGAATAAGAATTCCGCGATGCTGTGATGAAAAACAGTAAATGTTCCAATGCCTTTATAGAATAAAAAGGCGCCAATCGCTATTGTAAGCACAACGATGAATAATCCGCATATTGAAACAAGCGTGCGCCACAAATAATTCCTTTTTTTATTCATACTTCACATCCTTGATGAAAAGGAAAAAGACCGGGCGGACACGCCCGCCGGCCTTTAACCTGTACTTAAAAACTGGGGATATCATAAAACGGGGCACTATTTCGAGGTCGTCATTTTTGATGTGACGTTGTAACCAAGGGTTTCTACGGAGCCGGCATATTCCTCGGACTGCATATAGTCCAAGAATGCTTTGACAGCACCGGTGGCTTCGCCCTTTGTATACATGTGCTCATAGCCCCAAACGTTGTATTTACCGCCATATACATTTTCCAGTGTGGGTTCTACCCCATCAATACTCAAAGTGCGTACACTGGTGTTGTTGATTAAGTAAGAGAGAGCTACATATCCGATTGCCCCTTTGTGGCTGGATACGTTCTGCAGTAATGTACCGGAATCATCTGTTTCAAGAGATTTGTTGGAAGCTTCCTCGGTATTATTAAGAGCGTACTGCTTGAATAATGCCCGTGTACCGGATGTGGTCGGACGGGTAACAAGTGTAATCGGTTCATCCGGGCCGCCGACTTCTTTCCAATTCTTTGTTTTAGCCGAGAAAATATCTGCTAACTGTTGCGTTGTAAGGCTTTTTACTGTCTTTGCAACATCCGGATTGACAATCGGTGCCATGGCAATCACGCAAACTTTGTGATCAATAAGCTGAGACGCTTGGTCTGCCGGCAGTTTGCTTGCAGCCTCAACGTCGGAGTTGCCGATATTCACTGTGCCGTCTGCAACCTGTTTTAGGCCTGTACCAGAACCACCGGCATTCAGTGTAATGGAAACATCCGGGTTGCTTTTCTTGAATTTACCAGCTGCGTCTTTGACCAGAGGATAAAGCGCAGAGGAGCCGGATGCGGTAATGCTGCCCGTAACGGCTTCGGGAACTGTAGAGGAAGCGGGTACTTCGGAAGCAGCAGCGGATACACCCGCTGTTGAGGCCTCAGGAGCCGCTGATGAAGCATTGGTTGATGTACTGGTGCAGGCTGTTGCCATAAAGCAGATTGTAACTGCTGCCAAAAGCATTGAAATCGCTTTTTTCATGTTTGTCTCTCCTTTTATTCTTAATGTTTATGTACAAACATGATTATAAGGGCTGACGGTTACAATTAGATTATGTTAAGGTAAAGAATTGTTAAATCCAGATTGTTTTTCATCATATGTGTTTGTTTAGAATTAAACTCGGGACAATGGATCTCTCAGCATTCGTGTTTATGATACTTCCATGATGAAATCGGCGTTCTTTCCGAAGCCCTAAACATGCATTTCAAGAGCTTCTAAAAATTATTACTGCCGGTTCAACCCCGCTGTTGCCTCAGAAGATAACTTTTCAATCTGTGCAAAGTCGCCTTGATCCAACAGCTTTTCAGGAACCATCCAACTGCCTCCGCAGGCGACAACATTCGGAAGTTTCAAATATTCACTCACGTTGGATGCATTGATTCCTCCGGTTGGCATAAACTGAATGCCTGCGTAAGGGCCGGAGAGTGCTTTCAACATTTTTACGCCTCCCACAACTTCCGCGGGAAACAGCTTTACAACTTTCAAACCCATACGCATACAGCGCTCAATTTCACTCGGCGTGGCGCATCCGGGTATTACAGTCACATGGTTAGCCAAACACCAAGATACGACTTCCGGGTTCGTCCCCGGGCTGATAATCGCCTGCGCGCCGGCTTCTACCGCTCTCTTTGCGTTTTCAATATTGAGCACGGTTCCTGCACAGACCATAAAATCTAATCCATTTTTGGTAATTTCGGAGATAGATTCTGCCGCTGCGTCGCTCCGAAAAGTAATTTCCGCCGCAGGAAGACCACCTCTGCTAAGCGCCTTCGCCAGCTCTACTGCCTGCTTTGCGTTGTTGATCTTGACCACCGGAATAATTCCGATTTTGTGTAATTTCTCAAAAATATTTTCCATATAGATTTCTTCTCCTAAATCTCAGGTCGATTTTCCTGCATGAATTTATAAAGCTTACCTCGCGTCGGCAGCCCTTCGTTGTCACCGACATTCATCACCTGAATTGCGCCAATTGCATTTCCGCGGTCTACGGCTTCCTCAAGAGAAAGACCTTCCGCAACGGCACTGATAATTCCCGCCGCAAATCCGTCCCCGGCGCCTACGGTATCCACAATTTCTTTTGCCGGATAGGTCGGCAATGAGAAAGACTTATCCCTGGTTGCCGCAAACGCACCCGCCTTCCCGGTTTTCACAATAACCGCCTTCGTCCCAAGGCTCAAATAATACTTGGCTATTTCCTCTGGTTTTGAACTGCCCATTAGAATTTCGCCCTCTTTGCAGCCGGGCAGAATGTAATCGGCCATTCGCGCAAGCTCATTTACTGTTGAGACCATGGTCTGTTTATCCGGCCATAGCTGTGGTCGAAGATTCGGGTCGAAAAAGATAACCATACCGTTTTCCCTGGCTTTTTCCATTAAATAGTAAGAAGCTTCCCGAGTAGTTGCGGAGAGTGCGGGGGTGATCCCTGTCATATGCAGATAACCGTATTGGGAGAAATCAACGGCACCAATATCCATCTTACTGATAGTGGAAGCCGCTGAGTTTTTTCGATAGTAATAGATTTCCGGATCTCCCGAAAAGACCTTTGATTTTAACATAAATCCTGTTTTTTGGTTTTCACTGAAAGTAATGAGCGTGGTATCAATTCCAATCTCTTTCATGGTGTTCACAATGCGCTTTCCAAATGGATCCGTACCAAGCTTTGTCAAATAACCCACACCGTGCCCTAAACGGGTTAACCCGATTGCGACATTAAGTTCTGCACCCGCAACCGCAGTGGAAAACTGATTTACCCGTTCCAGCAGATTCTCGTCCTGCGCAATAAACAACCCCATCGGTTCGCCGACCAGCATGATCTTTTGGCTCATGTTATTCCTCCATTCTAAAATTTACTTTTGCAGATATTTCTAGCCGTCCTCAGTTTTTCTCGTTTTTCCGGCTTCCGCCGTAACCTGTGATTTATGGTTCGGTTGGCCTGTTAAGTTGGCAATGGTACAGATAATCATGGCTGTAATGGCGAAACCGATCGCAGCCATCCCGCCGGATATTCCAGTTGTCTGAGCCACCGCCCCAGTAATTGCAGGCATAATAATGCCTCCGGCACTGCCCAATGACAGCAGTACCGACAGGGCGGCCGGCGCAGTATACTTTTGATCCAGGTTCGCAAGTGCGGTAGGTTGTATTCCAGCAATGCTCAGTGCAAACAAGCATAGAAAAACAATGATGAGAACAGGGCGCTTGCAAAAAAGCATCAACGCAAAAAATAAGGCGACGGCAACGGACATCCAAGCGATTAGCTTTTTGCGGCCTAACTTGGCAGGCAGATACGCTATTGTCAAACGTCCTATCATCATGAGACCCCAAGTCAGTGAAAGCATCAGCTGTGCCATGGTCAGAGACATCAGACCACTGTCGGTAAAATAGGTTACCAACCAGCCTGTTACGCTGACTTCAGTACTGATTTCAAAAAAAATAATGCCTGTACTGACCCAGAACCCCTTGTTGTGAAGAAAACCCCAGTCTGTGTTAACATGCTCTTTTGCGGGAGGCTTTCCTCCCAAATCTGATTTTAAATACATTAATTGAAGACAGAAGGCAACCGCGGCGATCCCGTAGCAACTGGTTCTCCACCCTAAAGGCCCCTTGGAGCAGGCCGCAACTACGAAGGGACAAAGCAGAGAACCAATGGCAAAGCTGGCATGCAGCAAATTCAAGCCTTTTGTCCTATTGGAACTTTCTTCAGAAATTACTATATTACTAATGTTGTAAACTGCGCCTTTTGAAATGCCGATTAAAAAAAACGCCAGCAGCAAATACACAGGATTGGCCGTCAAAGCAGTTAAAACATAACCTATTGCGGAATTGACTGACAGCAGCATTGCGCTTGCCTTACGACCGACAAACGCAGGGAGAATGCCTGCGAAAAAACTGGCAAGAAGGTTCCCAACGCTTAACGCGGACAGCAGCATTCCACCCATATTGTAGGAAAATCCGTATTCCGTGCGTAAAAACGGCATGACAAGACTTGATGAGGTTGCGTAAAAGCCGCTAATTGTCATGGTTGCAAAGCATAGGATACTCAGCCGTTTGGAAACGCCGGAAATTTTCATCGCGTTCAATGTATAAATCACTCACTTGTTTCTGAAAAGGCATCTCCAAAAAAGGGAGATGCCTTTTCAGATGTATGTATGTTTTTATCTGTCCAGTTTTTTGCAGACAGGATTAATGCTTGTATTCATCATATCTTTCAGCGCCTTTTGGAAATGCCACATGTCATTACCTAAAATCAGCATATTATAGCCGTTTTCAATTGCATTCTGTACATTTTCTTTTGTAGGCGGCACAACAGGGCCAAGCCGGCCAAGCCCTTTTGCTTTTGCTTTTTTCACAAGAATGTCGAAAGCCTTTTGTACATCCTCACCCATAGAATATCCAATTTTCAAATTGAGTGAATTGGCATAGTCAATCGGGCCAAAATTGATGGCGTCAACACCGGGAACCGCTAAAATTTCATCGATATTGTCAGTAAACTCATAGTCTTCATCCATCGGGATAACCAAAGTATCGCGATTTTGCTGGGCCATGTATTCATTCCAGTCGAAATGGTCATATCCAAATCCAGCCGCGCGTACATTGCTTTCGCCTCCGCGCCGGCCCATCGGAGAAAACTTAGCAGCCTCCACACATTTTTCGGTCATTTCTTTGGTTTTGCAGTGCGGGATCACCACGCCGTCCGCACCCCATTCAAGAACCTTACGGATGGCGACC of the uncultured Caproiciproducens sp. genome contains:
- the pstC gene encoding phosphate ABC transporter permease subunit PstC, producing the protein MNKKRNYLWRTLVSICGLFIVVLTIAIGAFLFYKGIGTFTVFHHSIAEFLFSSDWNPSDDFTGGGQVGAAIFIFGSIVICFLALLIATPFSLATAVFMSEISPKFSSRLLQPAVEIFVGIPSVVYGWVGLTILVPFIENLFHLQYGFSVLAGGIVLAVMIFPSITSVSADSLRNVSDEYREAAYGLGSTRWQVVRRVVLPCARPGILTAIILGLARAFGEALAVAMVIGKMKAFPENILSPTNNLTAAIASDMGGATEGGEYNLALWTMALLLLIISFVFIMTVRKLSSKGAKTNE
- a CDS encoding phosphate ABC transporter substrate-binding protein, which translates into the protein MKKAISMLLAAVTICFMATACTSTSTNASSAAPEASTAGVSAAASEVPASSTVPEAVTGSITASGSSALYPLVKDAAGKFKKSNPDVSITLNAGGSGTGLKQVADGTVNIGNSDVEAASKLPADQASQLIDHKVCVIAMAPIVNPDVAKTVKSLTTQQLADIFSAKTKNWKEVGGPDEPITLVTRPTTSGTRALFKQYALNNTEEASNKSLETDDSGTLLQNVSSHKGAIGYVALSYLINNTSVRTLSIDGVEPTLENVYGGKYNVWGYEHMYTKGEATGAVKAFLDYMQSEEYAGSVETLGYNVTSKMTTSK
- a CDS encoding bifunctional 4-hydroxy-2-oxoglutarate aldolase/2-dehydro-3-deoxy-phosphogluconate aldolase is translated as MENIFEKLHKIGIIPVVKINNAKQAVELAKALSRGGLPAAEITFRSDAAAESISEITKNGLDFMVCAGTVLNIENAKRAVEAGAQAIISPGTNPEVVSWCLANHVTVIPGCATPSEIERCMRMGLKVVKLFPAEVVGGVKMLKALSGPYAGIQFMPTGGINASNVSEYLKLPNVVACGGSWMVPEKLLDQGDFAQIEKLSSEATAGLNRQ
- a CDS encoding sugar kinase; amino-acid sequence: MSQKIMLVGEPMGLFIAQDENLLERVNQFSTAVAGAELNVAIGLTRLGHGVGYLTKLGTDPFGKRIVNTMKEIGIDTTLITFSENQKTGFMLKSKVFSGDPEIYYYRKNSAASTISKMDIGAVDFSQYGYLHMTGITPALSATTREASYYLMEKARENGMVIFFDPNLRPQLWPDKQTMVSTVNELARMADYILPGCKEGEILMGSSKPEEIAKYYLSLGTKAVIVKTGKAGAFAATRDKSFSLPTYPAKEIVDTVGAGDGFAAGIISAVAEGLSLEEAVDRGNAIGAIQVMNVGDNEGLPTRGKLYKFMQENRPEI
- a CDS encoding MFS transporter, which translates into the protein MKISGVSKRLSILCFATMTISGFYATSSSLVMPFLRTEYGFSYNMGGMLLSALSVGNLLASFFAGILPAFVGRKASAMLLSVNSAIGYVLTALTANPVYLLLAFFLIGISKGAVYNISNIVISEESSNRTKGLNLLHASFAIGSLLCPFVVAACSKGPLGWRTSCYGIAAVAFCLQLMYLKSDLGGKPPAKEHVNTDWGFLHNKGFWVSTGIIFFEISTEVSVTGWLVTYFTDSGLMSLTMAQLMLSLTWGLMMIGRLTIAYLPAKLGRKKLIAWMSVAVALFFALMLFCKRPVLIIVFLCLFALSIAGIQPTALANLDQKYTAPAALSVLLSLGSAGGIIMPAITGAVAQTTGISGGMAAIGFAITAMIICTIANLTGQPNHKSQVTAEAGKTRKTEDG
- a CDS encoding aldolase/citrate lyase family protein; this translates as MTLKEKMAKGPVFGMACFTGSTCIIESIGLSGLDFIYLDLEHTDWMLDSDFEKQIMAARLHDISVLVRMADDDEVAIRKVLEWGADGVVIPHCKTKEMTEKCVEAAKFSPMGRRGGESNVRAAGFGYDHFDWNEYMAQQNRDTLVIPMDEDYEFTDNIDEILAVPGVDAINFGPIDYANSLNLKIGYSMGEDVQKAFDILVKKAKAKGLGRLGPVVPPTKENVQNAIENGYNMLILGNDMWHFQKALKDMMNTSINPVCKKLDR